CTTGCCTACTTCAGCCGAATTCGCGATAAGAAAAGTTTCATATAACGGCATGACCGCACCCACCTATATCATCGGCCACAGAAATCCGGACGCAGATGCAATTTGCTCTGCCATAGCCTATGCGGCCTTTAAAGAAGCAACCGGCGAAAAGAACTTCGCTCCGGCACGCTGCGGCAATTCCAATGCCCGCATCGACGCTATCCTGCGGCGTTTTGATGTCCCGCTCCCCACTTTTCTGGGAGATGTGACTCCACGCATTCGCGACATCATGCGAACGGACGTCCATAAAATCGAAATGGGGGCGACCTGTTATGACGCTCTGGAGCTGATTGACCGCTTCGACGTCCGGTCAGTGCCTGTAGTGGAAGACGGCGATAAGGTAGCCGGGTTGATCTCCATTTTTAATCTTGGAGAATTCTTCATCCCCAAGCCGGATCAGCCGCGTAAGATGCGCCATGTTCACACCAGCATCAGCCATATCATTCGCGCACTAGAGGCAAAGGTCCTTAACAGTGTTGAGCCTGACCGGGTCGAAGACCTCTTTGTCCGTGTCGGTGCAATGGATATCCGCTCTTTCGGCAAATGGACTACAACCGAGGGAACAAAGCCCGAGGAAAGTATTATTGTAGTTGGAGACCGTTATGACATCCAGCAAAAGGCCGTCGGCATAGGAGCGCGACTGCTTGTCATTACTGGTGACCTTGAGATAGACGAGGAGGTCATCGAAGGTGCCAAGCAAAAAGGCATCACGCTTATTGTAAGCCGTTTCGACTCGGCCACTACTTCCTGGATCATTCGTACGGCAACTCAGGTCGACCCAATGGTCCAAAAGGATATTGTCACTTTCAGCCCGGAAGAAAAGCTGGCATCTGTTCGCCGCAAGGTAGCCAACAATAATTCACCCATATTCTTTGCCACAGACGAAGACAATCGCCTCGTAGGAATTTTCTCCAAAACGGATCTTCTGACACCGGCAAGTCGCAACCTCATTCTGGTTGATCATAATGAACTCGATCAGGCCGTTCCCGGTGCAGCTGAAGTCAACATCATCGAGATAGTTGACCACCACAGGCTGGGTAATGCACAAACAAATCAACCAATCTTCTTCCGCAACGAGATCATTGGCTCCACCTCCAGTATCATTGCCGAAATGTTCCGCGCGCGCGGCATTGATCCGGAGCCCAGCATTGCCGGAGTCATGGCTGCCGGTTTGATCAGTGATACTCTGAACCTGAGAAGCCCGACAACGACGGAGCGGGATGTAGAGCTCCTCCCATGGCTGACTCAAAAAGCCGGAATCGAAATCTCCGAACTCGCTGACCTTATTTTCAAATCCGGATCGGTCATCCTCTCTTCATCCCCGGACGATGTTATTCAGGGTGACTGCAAAGAGTACTCCGAAGGCGATGTAAAATATACGGTTTCGCAAATCGAAGAGCTCGGGTTTGACAATTTCTGGAAACACTCAGACGAGCTTGAACAAGCTCTCGAAAAACATCGTTCCAACAGCGGTCTGGCATTCGCTTGCCTATTGGTAACAGACGTCAACTCCCAGAACTCGCTCTTTCTCGTTCAAGGAATGGAAGAGTTTATCGACAACATTTCCTATCCAAACGTCCTCAATCACGCACAGATCTTTGACATGCAGAATGTTGTCAGCCGTAAGAAGCAAGTGATACCGTTCATCACCAGCGTCTTTGACTCCATGGGAGTAGGCTCAGGCGGCTAAAAGGCAGCATGAACATGCCGTGATATTACGGAATAATGCTTTGATTCAGTTTGCAATGGTCCAAAGGCGTCGTGCTATAAGCTTTGCGAAACTGGCGCTGGAAATGGCTCAGAACTTTTGATATTACATAGCTCCAAATGCTTTTACTCGCAATAAATGGAAGAACGCCACCCAGAGAAAATCCTTTTTGTTTGCAGCCTGAATAAGTTTCGCAGTTACACTGCTGAGCAAATCTACAGAGGATTCGATCAGTATCAGGTTCGCTCACGCGGCACTGAGAAAGGTGCCAGAATAAAGGTAACAGAAGGTGATATTGGTTGGGCCAATATTATCTTCACGATGGAAAAACGACATACGGAGAGATTGAGAGCAAAGTTTAGCAAGAAACTTAAAGGAAAGAAAATCATCACGCTCTTCATTGAAGACATTTACTCTCCGATGGACCCGTCACTGATTGAGGTATTAAAAGAAAAACTCCGAAAGCATATCGGAGTTCCTGAATAGTATTTGTTACTAAAAAATGGCCTAATCGATCAATTCACTATCACCCGTTTGAACCTTTAGAAAGCTGAGCACATCCTGGAATTTCTGGCGATTTCCTTTGTCTGCTTCAACCAGTGCTTCGTGCGCCTGGAGAATTGATTTAGAATCCGCCGCTTCCTCAGCCGCCGCCTCAAGCCCGTCATCGGAGAAGTTCATTTGGAAATTTCCACTATCGACATCCAAGATGCGGTGAAGCCCAAGATTCCGCACGAGTTCCAGATTTCGGGAGCCCATACGAACGAGGTGTAGCTCGCCTTTTGGCTCCATCTTCCGGAACTCCAGTGCCGCTCCCGCCAGAATGCCAAGAAAGGTGCTGTCCATGCCGCTGCATTGAGAGAAATCTACAACAACATCCCGCTTCCCTTCCTTGACCATTCGACGGAAAAATTCGCCAATTGGTCCACAATTCAGATAGCTTGCCCTTCCGTCGATACGAAGTATCGCGGGGTCGGAATAGGCATCGACCAGAAATGCGGGTTGACCTGAGTTTTCGTCGTTCATGGGGATTTTGTATATATAAGAGATGCGAGAGTATTATTTATGCCATTAGGTGACGTAATATATCTATTAATCTGTATATCGGCACAAAAACGCCTTACTTCAGCAGATTTCTTAGGACATAAGGTAAGATTCCACCATTCCGGTAGTATTCAATCTCGATTGAGGTATCGATCCGCAACTCCAATGGCACTTGTTCCGTGGAACCATCGGCTCGCTTGATCTCAAGGGTAACCTCCTGTCCAGGCTGTATATTATCATCAAAATCACTCAGCGAGAATGTCTCAGTTCCATCAAGCCCTAGTGTGTCCACACTAGCCTCTCCCTTGAAACAAAGCGGCATCACACCCATACCAATCAGATTGCTGCGATGAATGCGCTCGAAAGACTTGGCCACAACTGCGCGAACACCCAGTAATGATGTGCCCTTGGCAGCCCAGTCACGGGAACTACCCATGCCATAATCAACGCCACCAAATACGATCAGTGGAGTGCTCTGCTCACGGTATTTGGCACAAGCATCATAGATCGGCATAATTTCGCCTTCGGGCTGAAATTTCGTGAAACCGCCTTCTTTCCCATCGGCCATGCGGTTTTTGATCCGCACATTGGCGAAAGTACCACGAGTCATGACTCGGTCATTACCACGGCGCGATCCGTAGCTATTGAAATCTTTAGCTTCAACGCCCTGCCCAGCCAGGTATTTGCCAGCAGGAGTTTCCGGCTTGAAAGCACCTGCCGGAGAAATGTGGTCCGTTGTGACGGAATCACCAAGAATGGCCAATGGACGCATGTCCTTGATCGGTTCGATCGTATTGGGAGCCATGCCAAAATTCTCAAAGAATGGAGGCCTTTGAATATAAGTTGAATGCTCATCCCAACCATAGACTGTCCCGGTGGAAGACTGGATCGCCGACCACTCCGGGTTGGCTGATTCAACTTCCGCATACTTGCTGCGGAACATCTCAGGCTTCAGCCCTTTAAGGATGTTGTCCTGAATTTCCTCGTGGGTTGGCCAAAGGTCGCGCAAATAAACATCCTTGCCATCTGAATCCTGGCCAAGTGGTTCTTCGTCGAGGTTAATATTAACGTTTCCGGCCAAGGCATAAGCCACAACCAGCGGTGGTGACATGAGGAAGTTCGCCTTGATTGAACCGTGAACACGGGCTTCGAAGTTACGATTTCCAGAAAGGACACTGGCAGTAACCAATTCACCAGAGGCAATCGCCTCTTCAACAGAAGCATCGAGTGGACCACTATTACCAATACAGGTTGTGCAACCGTAGCCAACCAGATTGAAGCCAAGGGTATCCAAATAGCTGGTAAGGCCGGTTTCGTTGAGGTAGTCCGTTACCACCCGCGAGCCTGGAGCGAGGCTGCATTTAACCGTCGAGTCAACCTTAAGGCCGCGTTCAACTGCCTTCTTTGCAACCAGACCGGCTGCAATCATGACAGATGGATTCGATGTGTTAGTGCAACTTGTAATCGCTGCAATCAAAACCGAACCATGAGTAATTGATGGCAAGGTCTCGGTAGCGACAAGGGCACCACCTTCGTCACGCCAGCGATCAGAATCCGAAGAAGCATCAACCGTTGCTGTGCGCTCAAAGTGCTCCGGCGCAATGCCGTAACCGCCATCGGAAACTGACTTTTCAAGAAGCTGCTGGAAAGTATTTTTCAGGCGTGGCACATCAATACGGTCCTGCGGACGCTTCGGTCCGGCAACTGATGGCACAATGCTGCTCAAATCAAGGTCAAGCGATTGAGTATATTCAATATCACCCTTCTTCGGTATTCCGAAAAGTCCCTGAGCCGTGTAGTAATCGCGAACCAGATCGATTTGCTCTTCAGTGCGGCCAGTGGCACGCAAATAATCGAGTGATTTTTCGTCAACTGGGAAAAAGCCCATGGTAGCTCCATATTCAGGAGCCATGTTGGCAATTGTAGCACGGTCAGCCAATGTCAGAGCCTCGGCACCAGAGCCATAGAATTCGACAAACTTTCCAACGACTTTCTGCTCACGCAGCAATTCAGTGATACGGAGCGTAAGGTCGGTTGCAGTCACACCTTCAGCAAGGGTTCCTTCGAGGCAAACGCCAATGACTTCAGGAGTTTGGAAAGCAATCGGCTGGCCCAGCATTCCGGCTTCCGCTTCGATACCACCAACGCCCCAACCCACGATTCCGAGGCCATTGATCATCGTCGTGTGTGAGTCAGTCCCAACGAGAGTGTCCGGATAAAAAACCGTTTCGCCATTGAGTTCTTTTTCGAAAACAACGCGGGCCAAGTGCTCCAAATTGACTTGGTGAACAATTCCAATCGCCGGCGGCACAACACTGAAAGTTTCAAATGCCTGTTGGCCCCACTTCAGGAATTCATAACGCTCACGATTGCGTTTGAACTCTATCTTGAGGTTTTTTTCAAAAGCCGAAGCGGTTCCGGCACGATCGACTTGAACTGAGTGGTCAACGACAAGATCAACAGGAACCAGCGGCTCGATCAAACCTGGGTCACTGCCTACTTCTTGAACGGCATCACGCATTGCTGCGAGATCGACCAGCAATGGAACACCAGTAAAGTCCTGAAGAACAATGCGCGAAACAACGAAAGGGATTTCTTCCAAAGCAGGCTGCTTCGCGTTCCATGAAGCCAGGCGCTCAACATCAATCTCGGTAATGCCAGCATTGCCACAATTGCGGAGCACACTTTCCAGCACAATACGGATCGAGACGGGGAGCTTGGAGATATTGCCATGTCCCGCTTCTTCGAGAGCAGCCAGAGAGTAATACTTACCGCTCTTGCTGCCGCTTTTCAGTTCACGCAGGGCATTGAATGTGTTTTTCAGTTCGCTCATCGTATAAATATCTATTTACTCTGTTAGTAGCATTAGTGGTGGGGCTTTAACCAAATGTTCCGCTAATTTGGAGGGCATAAAAAAGACTACGCCTTAAGCGCAGCCTTGATCTCATCGAACAGAGGCATGTCATGCGGGTCTTCACTGGACCAAGCATACGTAATCTCGCCTTCTTTGTTTATGACAAAAGC
The Rubellicoccus peritrichatus DNA segment above includes these coding regions:
- a CDS encoding putative manganese-dependent inorganic diphosphatase yields the protein MTAPTYIIGHRNPDADAICSAIAYAAFKEATGEKNFAPARCGNSNARIDAILRRFDVPLPTFLGDVTPRIRDIMRTDVHKIEMGATCYDALELIDRFDVRSVPVVEDGDKVAGLISIFNLGEFFIPKPDQPRKMRHVHTSISHIIRALEAKVLNSVEPDRVEDLFVRVGAMDIRSFGKWTTTEGTKPEESIIVVGDRYDIQQKAVGIGARLLVITGDLEIDEEVIEGAKQKGITLIVSRFDSATTSWIIRTATQVDPMVQKDIVTFSPEEKLASVRRKVANNNSPIFFATDEDNRLVGIFSKTDLLTPASRNLILVDHNELDQAVPGAAEVNIIEIVDHHRLGNAQTNQPIFFRNEIIGSTSSIIAEMFRARGIDPEPSIAGVMAAGLISDTLNLRSPTTTERDVELLPWLTQKAGIEISELADLIFKSGSVILSSSPDDVIQGDCKEYSEGDVKYTVSQIEELGFDNFWKHSDELEQALEKHRSNSGLAFACLLVTDVNSQNSLFLVQGMEEFIDNISYPNVLNHAQIFDMQNVVSRKKQVIPFITSVFDSMGVGSGG
- a CDS encoding STAS domain-containing protein, giving the protein MNDENSGQPAFLVDAYSDPAILRIDGRASYLNCGPIGEFFRRMVKEGKRDVVVDFSQCSGMDSTFLGILAGAALEFRKMEPKGELHLVRMGSRNLELVRNLGLHRILDVDSGNFQMNFSDDGLEAAAEEAADSKSILQAHEALVEADKGNRQKFQDVLSFLKVQTGDSELID
- the acnA gene encoding aconitate hydratase AcnA; this encodes MSELKNTFNALRELKSGSKSGKYYSLAALEEAGHGNISKLPVSIRIVLESVLRNCGNAGITEIDVERLASWNAKQPALEEIPFVVSRIVLQDFTGVPLLVDLAAMRDAVQEVGSDPGLIEPLVPVDLVVDHSVQVDRAGTASAFEKNLKIEFKRNRERYEFLKWGQQAFETFSVVPPAIGIVHQVNLEHLARVVFEKELNGETVFYPDTLVGTDSHTTMINGLGIVGWGVGGIEAEAGMLGQPIAFQTPEVIGVCLEGTLAEGVTATDLTLRITELLREQKVVGKFVEFYGSGAEALTLADRATIANMAPEYGATMGFFPVDEKSLDYLRATGRTEEQIDLVRDYYTAQGLFGIPKKGDIEYTQSLDLDLSSIVPSVAGPKRPQDRIDVPRLKNTFQQLLEKSVSDGGYGIAPEHFERTATVDASSDSDRWRDEGGALVATETLPSITHGSVLIAAITSCTNTSNPSVMIAAGLVAKKAVERGLKVDSTVKCSLAPGSRVVTDYLNETGLTSYLDTLGFNLVGYGCTTCIGNSGPLDASVEEAIASGELVTASVLSGNRNFEARVHGSIKANFLMSPPLVVAYALAGNVNINLDEEPLGQDSDGKDVYLRDLWPTHEEIQDNILKGLKPEMFRSKYAEVESANPEWSAIQSSTGTVYGWDEHSTYIQRPPFFENFGMAPNTIEPIKDMRPLAILGDSVTTDHISPAGAFKPETPAGKYLAGQGVEAKDFNSYGSRRGNDRVMTRGTFANVRIKNRMADGKEGGFTKFQPEGEIMPIYDACAKYREQSTPLIVFGGVDYGMGSSRDWAAKGTSLLGVRAVVAKSFERIHRSNLIGMGVMPLCFKGEASVDTLGLDGTETFSLSDFDDNIQPGQEVTLEIKRADGSTEQVPLELRIDTSIEIEYYRNGGILPYVLRNLLK